The Stomoxys calcitrans chromosome 3, idStoCalc2.1, whole genome shotgun sequence genome includes a region encoding these proteins:
- the LOC106091813 gene encoding RNA-binding protein 5 yields MDQRFRNTGNNNGGGGRGSYRRYSRSRSRSRERGREQMHYNNRRNSRSRSRDRGDYRYNMENDLYRDIINQDYQDYVCGDNSRGNNKYMSRGYDDDYGNDRSDNYYNRNREYDNRDRRNRDGDRNRQRDAKSYGGNRGGGNDGGNSRYNNQQRRNNSADQDDNDDIDDTLSSNYNQTPSNTIIVFGLHSRITKADIMSCLIQADMVPASIRLIRDRTTGVSRGFAFVEFKTTQEAARWMEYTQGIIQVDDTCRANLQYSHLKDWHCGKCGLLNFKRHSKCVKCHVSREEGEDTGFVANESGKGGNGNSSGRGEWYCGKCIFLNFGRRDTCYKCFASREESALVKGSDEISNILTKKIMLRNLDVLSNEEAVLTAITKHAPDLAKKITKVLISRDALTQTSRGICYLNFDTLVDSMEMHNLLSTLEPPLTIDDKEVLVTYCVDNENRQIALKKKSEGSSGSNGSTKHQSAVIGPMTAEEIAATSANSTEQYTLDDVPRLAEYSASLYATTPAEHAHYLKYYTDYYIAEISNGSHSNLPADNQANSGAAVALSAIKRKQAMMNKTEAIGTAASSRIAGTNVSAAAGSRPAVVTPKGNDGKVYPTPDVSLYQYDETSGYYYDPTTGLYYDAHSQYYYNSETGAYLYWDQRKSTYILATPAAVAATVQAAVKQESEASSANASEEVDASKKDKKEGGGHKHDKVKVAKKIVKDMEKWAKQLNQKKDYVPIAPPQQAQTSVDGARPSTSSAGAGVGVSSGYADVGFSILEKKAGNNFMAPSTVGTSNKLIPAYGSDSEDDVPPPGKSNFAEASEKDFVDFQKLTCLLCKRAFQSLEILQKHLKMSNLHKENLAKIYTSKAVGSMQSESDKESSLAAALSYRDRAKERREKYGECDPPPTNPNRERFEKEIKKLTSRAAEAPVMPIGSNNVGNRLLQKMGWSEGQGLGRKNQGRTNIIEAKTRKSTAGLGTNSSGGPGTGDDYKTYIKKMMKSRYESV; encoded by the exons AACGTTTTCGGAATACTGGAAATAACAACGGTGGCGGAGGACGCGGCTCATATCGCCGCTATAGCCGTTCTCGTTCAAGATCAAG AGAACGCGGTCGTGAACAAATGCATTACAACAACCGAAGAAATTCTCGCTCGCGATCACGTGATCGTGGGGACTATAGATATAACATGGAGAATGATTTATATCGTGATATAATCAATCAGGATTACCAAGACTATGTGTGTGGAGATAATTCGCGAggaaataataaatatatgtcTCGTGGCTATGACGATGACTATGGAAATGATCGTAGTGATAATTATTACAACCGCAATCGTGAATATGACAATCGAGATCGAAG AAATCGTGATGGCGATCGTAATAGGCAACGGGATGCAAAAAGTTACGGAGGAAATAGAGGTGGTGGTAATGATGGTGGCAATAGTCGCTATAACAACCAACAGAGGCGAAATAATTCCGCTGACCAAGATGATAATGATGACATTGACGATACCTTGAGCTCCAATTATAATCAAACACCATCAAATACGATTATTGTTTTTGGACTGCATTCGCGCATTACTAAGGCAGAT ATTATGAGCTGTTTGATACAAGCTGATATGGTTCCGGCATCTATTCGTCTTATACGCGATCGCACAACAG GTGTATCACGAGGTTTTGCATTCGTCGAGTTTAAAACGACTCAAGAAGCTGCACGATGGATGGAATATACTCAG GGTATCATTCAAGTGGACGACACATGCAGGGCCAACTTGCAATATAGTCATCTAAAGGATTGGCATTGCGGCAAG TGTGGTCTCTTAAATTTCAAACGTCATAGCAAGTGTGTTAAATGTCATGTCTCACGTGAGGAAGGCGAAGATACTGGGTTTGTGGCGAATGAGAGCGGTAAAGGTGGCAATGGCAATAGCTCAGGCCGTGGCGAATGGTATTGTGGCAAG tgcattttcttgaattttggaCGCCGCGACACTTGCTACAAATGTTTTGCTTCCCGCGAAGAAAGTGCATTAGTCAAAGGCAGCGATGAAATCAGCAACATTCTAAccaaaa AAATTATGCTACGCAACTTGGATGTGCTGAGCAACGAAGAAGCTGTTTTAACAGCTATCACCAAGCATGCGCCGGATCTTGCGAAAAAGATAACTAAAGTCCTTATATCTAGAGATGCCTTAACACAAACTTCGAGGGGCATTTGCTATTTgaattttgatacccttgttgATTCAATGGAAATGCACAACTTGTTAAGTACTCTGGAGCCTCCTCTTACTATAGACGATAAAGAAG TACTTGTAACCTATTGTGTGGATAATGAAAATCGTCAAATTGCCCTCAAGAAAAAAAGCGAAGGATCGTCGGGCTCCAATGGTTCAACGAAACATCAATCTGCTGTGATTGGACCCATGACAGCCGAAGAGATAGCTGCGACTTCTGCCAATTCAACAGAACAATATACATTAGATGATGTTCCTCGTTTAGCTGAATACAGTGCTTCGTTATATGCGACAACGCCTGCAGAACATGCTCATTATTTAAAATACTATACTGATTATTACATAGCGGAGATAAGTAATGGCTCTCACTCCAATCTACCAGCAGATAATCAAGCCAATTCTGGTGCAGCTGTAGCCTTGTCGGCTATTAAACGAAAGCAGGCTATGATGAACAAGACTGAAGCGATTGGCACAGCTGCATCCTCTCGCATTGCGGGCACTAATGTATCAGCTGCAGCAGGTTCAAGACCAGCAGTGGTTACTCCGAAAGGCAACGATGGCAAAGTATACC CTACTCCCGATGTATCACTTTATCAATATGACGAAACCTCCGGCTACTACTATGATCCCACAACTGGCCTGTACTACGATGCTCATTCTCAATACTATTATAATAGTGAAACTGGGGCATATCTTTATTGGGATCAACGTAAAAGTACATATATACTGGCCACACCAGCCGCTGTTGCTGCAACCGTACAGGCAGCGGTAAAACAGGAGTCAGAGGCGTCTTCCGCCAATGCCTCAGAAGAAGTAGATGCCTCCAAAAAAGACAAAAAGGAAGGTGGTGGTCACAAGCACGATAAAGTTAAAGTGGCTAAAAAGATTGTTAAGGATATGGAGAAGTGGGCTAAGCAATTAAACCAAAAGAAGGATTATGTACCAATTGCACCGCCACAACAAGCACAAACGTCGGTTGATGGTGCAAGGCCTTCTACAAGTTCTGCTGGTGCAGGAGTAGGTGTTAGCAGTGGATATGCGGATGTTGGTTTTTCAATATTAGAAAAGAAAGCAGGCAACAATTTCATGGCACCCTCAACGGTGGGAACATCCAATAAGCTTATACCGGCTTATGGTTCCGATTCTGAAGATGATGTTCCCCCGCCCGGCAAATCTAACTTCGCGGAAGCTAGTGAGAAGGACTTTgttgattttcaaaaacttacCTGTTTGCTATGCAAACGAGCATTTCAGTCTTTGGAAATTCTGCAGAAGCATTTAAAAATGTCCAATTTGCATAAAGAGAATCTAGCCAAAATTTACACCTCCAAAGCAGTGGGTTCTATGCAATCTGAAAGCGATAAGGAGTCATCACTGGCAGCAGCTTTGTC TTATCGCGATCGGGCCAAAGAAAGGCGAGAAAAGTATGGAGAATGTGATCCACCACCAACAAATCCCAATAGGGAACGTTTTGAAAAGGAAATAAAGAAACTAACATCTCGTGCCGCAGAAGCTCCCGTTATGCCAATTGGTTCAAATAATGTGGGCAATCGACTGTTACAGAAAATGGGTTGGTCCGAAGGTCAAGGTCTGGGTCGCAAAAACCAAGGACGCACCAATATTATAGAG GCAAAAACTCGAAAATCAACTGCGGGTCTGGGTACTAACTCAAGTGGAGGCCCCGGTACTGGTGATGATTACAAGACgtatattaagaaaatgatgaAATCTCGATATGAATCGGTATAG